The Ricinus communis isolate WT05 ecotype wild-type chromosome 8, ASM1957865v1, whole genome shotgun sequence sequence atatatatatatatatatatatatatatacagacaCATAGTTTATATACCATTTGAGAGTGAATAATGGTATTTTAGGTGCAGAGATGTTGTATTCTATGAAGACCAAACAGGGATAGATCAGAAAATCGACAAGAAGTCAGAGAGAGCTGGTGAGTCCATAGAACTCACACCAGTCCCTTCACCTGGACAGCCAACAACAACAGATGAAGATCAACATAGTGAAGAAGCCTCTAAGAAAACCTCTAACATGATTGgtagtgatgatgatgatgaggtcATTTATGATGCTCATGAGCAAGGGGAGCAACATCATCAAGGGGAGCCAGAAGAGCTCCAGGTAAGAAGGTCTGAAAGAGAGCACCAACCTTTTAAAAGATACTCTTCTTCAAAGTATATCTTATTGAAGGAAGAAGGAGAACCAAATAGTTTTCAAGAGGCACAAGCTCATAAAGACAAGGCTAAGTGGCATGATGCAATGAAGGACGAGATGCAGTCATTGCAAGAAAATGGAACATATGAGCTGGTGAAGCTTCTTAAGGGGCGAAAGACATTAAGGAACAAATAGGTGTTCAAGCTAAAAAGAGATGGGAATAGAGAGGTTGTGAAGTATAAAGCCCGATTGGTAGTGAAGGGTTTTGGGCAAAAGCAAAGTATCGATTTTGAAGAGATTTTCTCACCAATGGTGAAGATGACTTCCATCCGTACAGTGTTAGGTCTAGTAGCTGGTTTGGACCTTGAGCTTGAACAACTTGACGTGAAAACTGCATTTCTTCATGGTGACTTGGAGGAAGAGATCTATATGGTCCAACCGGAAGGATTTGaagtaaaaggaaaagagaacaTGGTCTGCAAATTGAAAGGATCCATAGGAAATGTTTATGAATGTGCACAACATTTTATTACACTtctaattattaatactattgtaattattatcattgttattgttattattattaccacTACTAATATTACTCGTAAGGATAACAAGTAGTTTAATTTTACGGTTTCGTCCTCTGACGATTTAACCAGCTGGATTTAtatttgcattttcttttaattatttaacatataatatataactcCTTATATGTTttccttgttatttatttattctctcACTGAATTTTACTCAACTCTATTTTTTTCCCACCAGTATTATGCAGGACGTTAAGAGTTGGATCATAATAAAAGCTGTAGCAGATAGAGCTTTGCGTTACTAGATTTTAcagtctaaaaaaataaaaataaaatttaaataattaagctCCATTTGGACAGGATCGTTACATGCGAAAACAATTTATGTTCCCCAGCAAATGCAAAAAAGCCATCCTCAATGAAATGAATAAACAATGTTCTCGTAGCCTGGTTGATCTTTCATCTAAAAAATGCGTAGTTCTCACAGCTTAGGTTTTTGAAGCTTGCCACCACTAATACCTCACCATGAAGAGGTTAAGCATAACACCTGTAATCTGTTTCCGCTTTCAACATTTTCATTATTCCTATTATTACtagatataataatttataatcatattgttgatttcagtataaatatttatatggagttattattacatatatacaaaactatttacaatttattataaatttaatttatctaaaatgacatgtttatatataaatacatatatgtatataataaatgttcatataaatatttaattaattaattttcagaCATGTtatcttttagttatttttatttttatactacaactagtaaatttattattacaatattattcatataatgattataaataaagaaaatcttgtATTAATCTTGAggattttttcttaatttaatacatttaaaagaaaattttatcattttagaaTAGAAATATACAAAATTCTAGACTTAagattattttagaaaaaatctcatttttagaatagttttaaaaaattaaaagaaaaatttggtCCTGTCCgccaaatttttataataaattatatattaaattattataataataaattttttaaattactataataataaaatttattataaatatattattattataataaaaaatttactaaattattataataatatttattattatttattcacagtaaaattaatagatatttttgtccgtaaattgaattgaattaatgataaatttttttattattaaaaatttgtcCGTCACTTTAATTGAGAGacatatatcttttatattttaaatatatctatCCCTTGAATCGgtgaatataattattttactatttaaaacTTATACACAAATTAATGTGGCAGACAATATGGCAAGTGGAAGTATCATTTTCATCTTCCTAtccaaaagcaaaaagaaacaaaaagatttAAGGCCttagaaacaaaaaagatatttttcgttacaaaaatattatattgatcgCATGCGGATTTTATTTGGTGCTAAACGAAGTTGTGGGATCATAACAAGGTGTCGTTTGGTTAGAGGTGCCCTGAGGATAAAATGATAGAATAGAATATCGGGCACCCCGGAATAagatttaattcaatttaaatgattaaaatgatGATATGTTTCATAAGAAATTTAAGcttattacaaaattattcacataataaataattactcCTTTTATCAGAACTTTAAcattaaaacaataataaatataatatattttcggATGTTTTATACAATctaaaacaaattataatcTGTCGAggtataaacatatatttttatatatttataaagatcattttaatttatgtacttatatttagataaataaaaataagctAATATTTgtcatatataaattatttcataacTGAATTTTCTGATTTATTAgtgttattaaattaataataatagttatattttattaaataataaaagatttacctTTTCTCTATAAAAAGGGGAAGAAATGTGGTCACTAAAACCATCTCATATTCCTCTGCTTTCTTCCTCAGCTGCTCACTTTGTAAGTATTACGACTTTCTCAAACTTCCTGTTTTCAATTAActtcttgttttcaattaatgtTATTCTACCTGACTTCATatatatctcttttcttttgggaTCATTATCACTGCTACTGTAATGAATCATTACAATGAATATGTATCACTCCATATAATGTTTAATCAAAAtactttttgattttataattcaaaatatttataacactataagtaaaatataattctaattttattttaaataattagaataattacatttaactttttttttttttataaagaaatggaAGCATATACTCTTAAGAAGATTGTTGCCTGACATTTTCGTTTCTCTttatggttaattttataagttcatttttattgataaagtATTTGTggttttctttatataaaaaaatgtattagTGTTTTtctgtattaattttataagttcaTTTTTATGAGAATGCTAATGTATTTGGACAGCCAATAAAATTCCAGGAATTGCTGCAATAAAAGATGAAACCCGGAGGAAATACTATTGTAATATGGATGTATGCAGTGGCAACATGGCTTTGTTTTGGATCCACCTCAGGGTGGTCTTTCACATTAGAGGATAACAACATATTCCTCAAACAATACCCAATTATAAACTTCACCACTGCAGGTGCCACTGCGCAAAGCTACACAACCTTTATCAGAGCTGTGCGCAGTCATTTAACAAGTGGAGCTGATGTGAGACATGAAATACCAGTGTTGTCAAACAGAGTTGGTTTGTCTATAAGCCAAcggtttattttaattgaactCTCAAATCATGCAGAGCTTTCTGTTACATTAGCACTGGATGTCACCAATGTATATGTGGTCGGCTACCGTGCTGGAAATAGCGCCTATTTCTTTCATCCTGACAATCAGGAAGATGCAGAAGCAATCACTCATCTTTTCACGGATGTTCCAAATCCATATACATTCGCCTTTGGTGGTAATTATGATAGACTTGAACAACTTGGAGGTCTGAGAGAAAATATCGAGTTGGGAACTGGTCCACTAGAGGATGCTATCTCAGCGCTTTATTATTACAGTACCGGTGGCACTCAGCTTCCAACTCTGGCTCGTTCCTTTATAGTTTGCATCCAAATGATTTCAGAAGCAGCAAGATTCCAATATATTGAGGGAGAAATGCGCACGAGAATTAGGTACAACCGAAGATCTGCACCAGATCCTAGCGTAATTACACTTGAGAATAGTTGGGGGAGACTTTCCACTGCAATTCAAGAGTCTAACGAAGGAGCCTTTGCTAGTCCAATTCAACTGCAAAGACGTAATGGTTCCAAATTCAATGTGTACGATGTGAGTATATTAATCCCTATCATAGCTCTCATGGTGTATAGATGCGCACCTCCACCATCGTCACAGTTTTCTTTGCTTATAAGGCCAGTGGTGCCAAATTTTAATGCTGATGTTTGTATGGATCCTGAGCCCATAGTGCGTATCGTAGGTCGAAATGATCTATGTGTTGATGTTAGGGATGGAAGATTCCACAATGGAAACGCAATACAGTTGTGGCCATGCAAGTCTAATACAGATGCAAATCAGCTCTGGACTTTGAAAAGAGACAATACTATTCGATCTAATGGCAAGTG is a genomic window containing:
- the LOC8271862 gene encoding ricin-like, encoding MKPGGNTIVIWMYAVATWLCFGSTSGWSFTLEDNNIFLKQYPIINFTTAGATAQSYTTFIRAVRSHLTSGADVRHEIPVLSNRVGLSISQRFILIELSNHAELSVTLALDVTNVYVVGYRAGNSAYFFHPDNQEDAEAITHLFTDVPNPYTFAFGGNYDRLEQLGGLRENIELGTGPLEDAISALYYYSTGGTQLPTLARSFIVCIQMISEAARFQYIEGEMRTRIRYNRRSAPDPSVITLENSWGRLSTAIQESNEGAFASPIQLQRRNGSKFNVYDVSILIPIIALMVYRCAPPPSSQFSLLIRPVVPNFNADVCMDPEPIVRIVGRNDLCVDVRDGRFHNGNAIQLWPCKSNTDANQLWTLKRDNTIRSNGKCLTTYGYSPGVYVMIYDCDTAVTDATRWQIWDNGTIINPRSSLVLAATSGNSGTTLTVQTNIYSVSQGWLPTNNTQPFVTTIVGLYGMCLQANSGQVWLEDCTSEKAEQQWALYADGSIRPQQNRDNCLTTDANIQGTVVKILSCGPASSGQRWMFKNDGSILNLYNGLVLDVTRSDPSLKQIIVHPFHGNLNQIWLPLF